A region of Maridesulfovibrio sp. DNA encodes the following proteins:
- a CDS encoding LegC family aminotransferase, translating into MNLADNILEAMKTVLPQGGGFLPLHEPVFPGNELAYTKECIDTTFVSSVGKFVDRFEEMLADYTGAKRAIAVTNGTAALHMALMLAGVKAGDEVIIPGLTFVATANAVAYIGAVPHIADSEEKTLGLDAQKLDAHLSEVAEVRNGECFNKETGRRISALVPMHVFGIPLDVDGLLAVCEKFSIPMVEDAAEAIGSFYKGKHCGRFGKIASLSFNGNKTITTGGGGAILTDDAEMADLCKHLTTTAKSPHKWEYFHDMVGYNYRMPNINAALGCAQMEKLDEILASKRKLAEKYATAFKDVEGVRFLTEPQECSSNYWFCTLVLEKGFEGDRDSILEATNGAAYMTRPLWTAMHRLPMFENCPRTDMSVAESLEKRVINIPSGAGIVGV; encoded by the coding sequence ATGAACCTCGCAGATAATATTCTTGAAGCGATGAAAACCGTGCTCCCGCAGGGCGGAGGATTCCTCCCCCTGCATGAGCCGGTATTTCCCGGAAACGAACTGGCTTACACCAAAGAGTGTATCGACACCACTTTTGTCTCTTCTGTAGGGAAATTCGTGGACCGGTTCGAGGAAATGCTTGCTGATTACACCGGAGCGAAACGCGCTATTGCAGTGACTAACGGAACCGCTGCCCTGCACATGGCTCTTATGCTGGCCGGAGTTAAGGCTGGTGATGAAGTTATTATTCCCGGTCTGACTTTTGTAGCCACTGCCAACGCTGTAGCTTACATTGGCGCGGTGCCTCATATCGCTGATTCGGAAGAAAAAACTCTCGGTCTTGATGCGCAAAAACTGGATGCCCACTTGAGTGAAGTTGCCGAAGTCCGTAATGGCGAGTGCTTCAACAAGGAGACCGGGCGCAGAATTTCCGCTCTGGTTCCTATGCATGTTTTCGGCATTCCTCTTGATGTGGACGGATTGCTTGCTGTCTGCGAAAAATTTTCCATTCCCATGGTCGAAGATGCTGCGGAAGCAATCGGCTCCTTTTACAAGGGCAAGCATTGCGGCAGGTTTGGTAAGATCGCTTCGCTCAGCTTTAATGGCAACAAGACCATAACCACCGGGGGCGGTGGAGCCATCCTTACTGATGATGCTGAAATGGCTGATCTTTGCAAGCATCTGACCACAACAGCCAAAAGCCCGCACAAATGGGAATATTTCCACGATATGGTCGGTTATAACTACCGTATGCCCAACATCAATGCTGCGCTCGGTTGTGCTCAGATGGAAAAGCTTGACGAGATTCTGGCCAGCAAACGAAAACTTGCTGAAAAATACGCTACGGCATTCAAAGATGTCGAAGGTGTTCGTTTCCTGACTGAACCGCAAGAATGCAGCAGTAACTATTGGTTCTGCACTCTCGTTCTTGAAAAAGGTTTCGAGGGTGACCGTGATTCCATTCTGGAAGCTACCAACGGTGCTGCCTACATGACCCGTCCCCTGTGGACTGCCATGCATCGTTTACCCATGTTTGAAAATTGTCCGCGTACCGACATGAGTGTTGCCGAATCTCTTGAAAAGAGAGTGATCAACATTCCTAGTGGAGCGGGGATAGTAGGGGTTTAG
- a CDS encoding acylneuraminate cytidylyltransferase family protein — protein sequence MDKAIAVIPARGGSKRLPKKNIKPLLGVPMIGYTIQAALECGLFERVVVSTDCPEIAEVSQKLGAEVPFIREAGIADDITPVSAATLDALNRVDPEGSRYGYVCQLMANCPMRDAGDISASYEHFTQHGAGAQISVTRYGWLNPWWAMEMDEGQPLRPVFKEKLTARSQDLADLFCPTGAIWWAKSEVLRAEGTFHTDEKIGCEINWVNAVDIDDENDWAMAEFLMSRRLAGESS from the coding sequence ATGGACAAAGCTATAGCGGTAATTCCTGCTCGCGGTGGCTCCAAACGTCTTCCCAAAAAGAATATTAAGCCGCTGCTGGGTGTGCCTATGATCGGGTATACTATTCAGGCTGCTCTTGAGTGCGGTTTGTTTGAGCGTGTGGTTGTCTCAACTGATTGTCCTGAGATCGCGGAGGTCTCTCAAAAGTTGGGTGCGGAAGTTCCTTTCATACGGGAAGCAGGCATTGCTGATGACATTACCCCGGTCTCAGCAGCAACACTGGATGCATTAAACAGGGTTGACCCTGAGGGTAGCCGCTATGGTTATGTCTGCCAGTTGATGGCCAACTGTCCTATGCGCGATGCAGGTGACATTTCCGCCAGCTATGAGCATTTTACACAGCACGGAGCCGGGGCCCAGATAAGCGTTACCCGGTATGGCTGGCTTAATCCATGGTGGGCTATGGAAATGGATGAAGGGCAACCGCTCAGGCCGGTTTTCAAGGAAAAGCTCACTGCGCGCAGTCAGGATCTTGCTGACCTCTTTTGTCCTACGGGAGCTATCTGGTGGGCCAAAAGTGAAGTTCTTCGGGCTGAAGGAACTTTTCACACTGATGAAAAAATAGGTTGTGAAATTAATTGGGTTAATGCCGTGGACATTGATGACGAGAATGACTGGGCCATGGCCGAGTTTTTAATGTCCAGAAGACTTGCAGGAGAGTCTTCTTGA